In Apium graveolens cultivar Ventura chromosome 10, ASM990537v1, whole genome shotgun sequence, the following are encoded in one genomic region:
- the LOC141690574 gene encoding uncharacterized protein LOC141690574, which translates to MLADAKAYVKKCDRCQRHALIVPQPPQRLASINTPILFAMWGMDILGPFPMASGQRKFIVVAIDYFTKWIEAKALAKITTKQITQLFWENVICRYGIPRILVTDNGKQFDNGEFREYCDDNSIELRFTSVAHSQENG; encoded by the coding sequence ATGCTAGCTGATGCCAAGGcttatgtgaaaaagtgtgacaGGTGCCAGAGGCACGCTTTGATAGTACCACAGCCCCCACAGAGGCTTGCGTCGATCAACACACCCATCCTTTTTGCAATGTGGGGAATGGACATACTTGGACCATTTCCTATGGCATCGGGACAGAGGAAGTTCATTGTGGTAGCCATAGACTACTTTacaaagtggattgaggctaaggcactagccaagataaccaccaagcaaaTTACCCAATTATTTTGGGAGAATGTGATATGCCGATATGGAATCCCACGCATCCTTGTCACGGATAATGGGAAGCAATTTGATAATGGAGAGTTCAGAGAGTATTGCGATGATAACAGTATAGAACTTCGCTTCACCTCGGTTGCACATTCTCAGGAAAACGGGTAA
- the LOC141690572 gene encoding uncharacterized protein LOC141690572, which translates to MTLEFGDPDLEGLKFPQDDPLVITSIIGNCPIMRVLVDNGASVDILFHDKFIRIRYNGSQLTPSNAPIYGFNHMECKVEGAIQLLVTIGEEPREATQMLNFQVVKAASTYNTIMGRTGIHAFKAVSSTYHMVLKFPTRNGPGEARGDQKMARSCYVAALRPDGTGGQVLPIEDMDVRENDEL; encoded by the coding sequence ATGACGCTTGAATTTGGTGACCCAGAtcttgaaggtttgaaatttcctcaggATGATCCTCTAGTTATCACTTCGATAATTGGAAATTGTCCTATTATGAGGGTCCTAGTGGACAATGGAGCTTCCGTGGACATTCTGTTCCATGACAAATTCATAAGGATACGCTATAATGGTTCTCAGCTAACCCCGTCTAACGCACCCATCTACGGGTTTAACCATATGGAATGCAAAGTCGAAGGAGCAATTCAACTTCTCGTAACTATCGGGGAAGAGCCCAGGGAGGCCACGCAGATGTTGAACTTTCAGGTTGTCAAGGCAGCCTCTACCTACAATACTATCATGGGTAGAACAGGGATCCACGCTTTTAAGGCTGTGTCCTCAACCTACCACATGGTACTGAAGTTCCCAACTAGGAATGGTCCTGGAGAAGCAAGAGGAGATCAGAAGATGGCCCGTAGTTGCTATGTTGCAGCACTTAGGCCTGATGGAACAGGGGGGCAGGTCCTccccatagaagacatggatgtccgagaaaatgatgaacTGTGA
- the LOC141690575 gene encoding uncharacterized protein LOC141690575, whose amino-acid sequence MLAYGAEVVVPLEITHGSPRIEAYEPETNEEGMRPALDLIDEVRDEANARNAEHQRRASLYYNRRVKERFFQQRDLVLRKIEASGVGERGKVAPNWEGPYKVRRTLGRGSYKLETLNGDEVPRTWHASNLKVYYV is encoded by the coding sequence ATGCTGGCTTACGGAGCCGAGGTAGTGGTGCCCCTTGAGATCACTCATGGATCCCCTAGGATCGAAGCTTACGAACCAGAGACAAACGAGGAAGGCATGAGGCCCGCTCTCGATCTCATTGACGAGGTCAGGGATGAAGCCAATGCCCGCAAtgcagagcatcaacgaagagcctccctctattacaaTAGACGGGTGAAAGAAAGGTTCTTTCAACAGAGAGATTTGGTTCTGAGGAAGATTGAGGCATCAGGAGTAGGGGAGAGAGGAAAGGTAGCCCCCAACTGGGAAGGGCCTTATAAGGTCAGGAGGACATTgggacgaggatcctacaagttagAGACCCTAAATGGTGATGAAGTGCCTCGCACTTGGCATGCTTcgaacctgaaggtttattatgtttag
- the LOC141690573 gene encoding uncharacterized protein LOC141690573 — MIEYALKLDFPPMNNEAEYEALIAGLGLARAVRAKNLKVCGDSRLVVAQVNGEFEAKDETMAKYLRVVKGILTQFDEWYVEHVPREEYTTADALSQFASSEVENYPRNIYFQVLKTLTIYVINMIAPVGVASCWIDPIKTHLKTGWLSDDAQEARKLSVRALRYSLIEGLLYKRSFVIPYLKCLRPL; from the coding sequence ATGATTGAATATGCTTTGAAATTGGACTTCCCACCTATGAACaacgaagcagaatatgaagcattAATAGCTGGATTAGGCTTAGCTAGAGCCGTGAGGGCCAAAAACCTGAAGGTCTGCGGAGACTCAAGACTTGTAGTTGCTCAAGTTAATGGAGAGTTTGAAGCCAAGGATGAAACTATGGCCAAATACCTGAGAGTCGTAAAGGGAATactgactcagttcgatgaatggtATGTAGAACATGTTCCGAGGGAGGAGTACACTACGGCAGATGCCTTGTCCCAGTTTGCCTCGTCTGAAGTCGAGAACTATCCGAGAAATATTTACTTCCAGGTCTTGAAGACCCTTACTATTTATGTCATAAATATGATAGCACCGGTTGGTGTGGCAAGCTGTTGGATAGACCCGATCAAGACCCACTTAAAAACTGGGTGGCTCTCTGATGATGCCCAAGAAGCACGCAAGCTGTCGGTTAGAGCGTTAAGATACTCGTTGATTGAAGGCCTTCTTTACAAAAGGTCATTTGTTATTCCATACTTGAAGTGCTTAAGACCTCTTTAA